One stretch of Glycine soja cultivar W05 chromosome 7, ASM419377v2, whole genome shotgun sequence DNA includes these proteins:
- the LOC114420595 gene encoding homeobox protein knotted-1-like 7 yields the protein MEARQIGENGSGRKGVEESDVEIKENEEVLKKIIASHPLYEVLIQSHINCLKVGLSEAGEFDATSEAWNKLVNSKSKATPSPNTSELDHFMEAYCMALSKLREAIEEPTKETNAFIRATYLQLKELNELN from the exons ATGGAAGCTAGACAAATTGGAGAAAATGGATCAGGGAGAAAGGGGGTCGAGGAAAGTGATGtagagatcaaagaaaatgaagagGTTTTAAAGAAGATTATTGCAAGTCATCCTTTGTATGAAGTTTTGATTCAATCCCACATCAACTGCTTGAAG GTGGGATTAAGCGAAGCTGGAGAGTTTGATGCAACAAGTGAGGCATGGAACAAGCTGGTTAACTCGAAGTCCAAAGCAACTCCAAGTCCAAACACTTCAGAGTTAGATCACTTCATG GAAGCGTATTGCATGGCACTGAGCAAGCTGAGGGAAGCGATAGAGGAACCAACAAAAGAAACCAATGCTTTCATCAGAGCTACGTATCTTCAACTAAAGGAACTCAATGAACTGAATTGA